GGCAAGAAGCTGTTGTTCATGGGGCTAGGGGTCACCGGGCTGTTGGCCGCCATGGTGATCATGGTGGCGCACCAAAGCTACTCCATGTTGAACCAGCAGGTTAACTCACTGGGGCTTGAGCTCATAGCCGCCAGGGCAGACCAGGTGGACCGTTATCTGGACAGCATATGGGGCATAGTAAACGCTTCGGCCAAGGAAGCCCAATATCTCATCGAGGCCGAGGGCAAGACGCAGGACGGCGACCTTGAGCCAGCCTTCGGCGCCATATACGACGGCGTGAAATCAGACCCCAACATACTGGACGTCTACGTGGGCCTTGAATCCTCCGGAAGGCTCGCAAGCGGTTCCCACTGGGAGGAACCCCAGGACTACGACGCAAGAAAACGCCCCTGGTACGAGGACGCCGTCAAGTCCAACGGACCGGTCATAACAGAACCATACGTTGACCCGGACTCCAAAGAGGTGGTCATCACCCTGGCGGTGCCGATAAGGGGCAAGGACGGCAGGGTCCTTGGGGTGGCGGCGGCGGACCTAATGCTCAAGAGCCT
The nucleotide sequence above comes from Thermanaerothrix sp.. Encoded proteins:
- a CDS encoding cache domain-containing protein, with product MGLKNLSLGKKLLFMGLGVTGLLAAMVIMVAHQSYSMLNQQVNSLGLELIAARADQVDRYLDSIWGIVNASAKEAQYLIEAEGKTQDGDLEPAFGAIYDGVKSDPNILDVYVGLESSGRLASGSHWEEPQDYDARKRPWYEDAVKSNGPVITEPYVDPDSKEVVITLAVPIRGKDGRVLGVAAADLMLKSLSETITGYTILGKGNGFLTTSQGTLVCDPNKDLIMKENVAKPSSVITPELAEAGRKMISGGSGF